One Actinosynnema pretiosum DNA segment encodes these proteins:
- a CDS encoding glycosyltransferase family 4 protein, which translates to MLIDATAVPADRGGVGRYVDSLVAALDADGAGVSVVCQPRDASHYRRLAPTSRVIAAAEAVATRTARLTWEQASLPRLVARLGVDVVHSPHYTLPLASRAASVVTLHDATFFTDPALHSSVKARFFRAWTRASLRRASLCVVPSHATADELARVAGADRTALHIAQHGVDTERFHPPTPQQVASVRASLGLGATPYVAFLGALEPRKNVPALIRGFARACQGRANPPALVLAGQPGWDGQVERALDSVPHRIRVIRAGYLPFDDLAGFLGGAELVAYPSLGEGFGLPVLEAMACGAAVLTTRRLSLPEVGGDAVAYCGVGAGDIAAALTSLLDDPSRRHALSTAALVRAKDFSWETSAARHRLAYARAAHAHQATKR; encoded by the coding sequence GTGCTGATCGACGCCACCGCCGTCCCCGCGGATCGGGGCGGGGTCGGGAGGTACGTGGACTCGCTGGTCGCCGCGCTCGACGCGGACGGCGCGGGCGTCAGCGTGGTGTGCCAGCCACGAGACGCGTCCCACTACCGCAGGCTGGCCCCGACCTCCCGCGTCATCGCGGCGGCCGAGGCGGTAGCCACCCGAACCGCCCGGCTCACCTGGGAGCAGGCCTCGCTGCCCAGGCTGGTAGCCCGCCTCGGCGTGGACGTCGTGCACTCGCCGCACTACACGCTGCCCCTGGCCAGCCGAGCCGCGTCCGTCGTGACCCTGCACGACGCCACCTTCTTCACCGACCCGGCGCTGCACTCCTCGGTCAAGGCCCGGTTCTTCCGGGCCTGGACGCGGGCGTCCCTGCGCAGGGCGTCCCTGTGCGTCGTCCCCAGCCACGCCACCGCGGACGAGCTGGCCCGCGTGGCAGGCGCGGACCGCACCGCCCTGCACATAGCCCAGCACGGCGTGGACACCGAGCGCTTCCACCCCCCGACCCCCCAGCAGGTCGCGTCGGTCCGCGCCTCCCTGGGCCTGGGCGCCACCCCGTACGTGGCTTTCCTGGGCGCCCTGGAACCCCGCAAGAACGTCCCGGCCCTGATCCGGGGCTTCGCCAGGGCCTGCCAAGGCCGCGCGAACCCCCCAGCCCTGGTGCTGGCGGGCCAACCCGGCTGGGACGGCCAGGTGGAACGCGCCCTCGACTCGGTCCCGCACCGGATCCGGGTGATCCGCGCCGGCTACCTCCCCTTCGACGACCTCGCCGGTTTCCTCGGCGGCGCGGAACTGGTCGCCTACCCCTCACTGGGCGAGGGCTTCGGCCTCCCCGTCCTGGAGGCCATGGCCTGCGGCGCAGCCGTCCTGACCACCCGCCGCCTCAGCCTCCCCGAGGTGGGCGGCGACGCCGTCGCCTACTGCGGCGTAGGCGCAGGCGACATCGCCGCAGCCCTGACGTCCCTCCTGGACGACCCGTCCCGCAGGCACGCCCTGTCGACGGCGGCCCTGGTCCGCGCGAAGGACTTCTCCTGGGAAACCTCCGCAGCCCGCCACCGCCTCGCCTACGCCCGAGCCGCACACGCCCACCAGGCCACCAAACGCTGA
- a CDS encoding glycosyltransferase family 4 protein yields MPNLVVLAEQLLAPVPGGTGRYTRELTAALAATAPPGWTVTTAVSRHPDPSAAAVPGVGAPRVLPIPRRALIAAWERGVPYWPGGDAVHAPTPLAPPRGRVVVTVHDTVPWTHPETLTPRGAAWHRRVIARAAARPTPLVVPTLAVADDLRTRVPCAAPPIAIPHGVTPLGESSPLADVPDRYVLAIGTIEPRKGLEALVAATARLGVPLLVVGQRGWGEVDLSAPHVRLLGKLPDPQLAHVLRGATALAVPSLAEGFGLPLVEAMSEGVPVVHSDAPALVEVAGGAGLVAERGDPRSLEAALRSVLTDRPLAARLAAAGRRRAEDFTWERAARAVWELHLAQAATASAERGAR; encoded by the coding sequence GTGCCGAACCTGGTTGTGCTCGCCGAGCAGCTGCTGGCCCCGGTCCCCGGCGGCACCGGCCGCTACACCCGAGAGCTCACCGCGGCCCTCGCCGCGACCGCCCCGCCCGGCTGGACCGTGACCACCGCCGTGAGCAGGCACCCCGACCCCTCCGCCGCGGCCGTGCCCGGCGTGGGGGCGCCGAGGGTGCTCCCGATCCCCCGCAGGGCGCTGATCGCCGCCTGGGAGCGGGGCGTGCCGTACTGGCCGGGCGGTGACGCCGTGCACGCCCCGACCCCGCTGGCCCCGCCGCGCGGCCGGGTCGTGGTGACCGTCCACGACACCGTCCCCTGGACCCACCCCGAGACCCTCACCCCCCGCGGCGCGGCCTGGCACCGCCGCGTCATCGCCCGCGCCGCGGCCCGCCCGACCCCCTTGGTCGTGCCCACCCTGGCGGTGGCGGACGACCTGAGGACCAGGGTCCCCTGCGCCGCGCCCCCGATCGCCATCCCCCACGGGGTGACCCCGCTGGGCGAGTCCTCCCCCCTGGCCGACGTCCCGGACCGCTACGTCCTGGCCATCGGCACCATCGAGCCCCGCAAGGGCCTGGAGGCCCTCGTGGCCGCCACCGCGCGGCTGGGCGTCCCGCTCCTGGTCGTCGGCCAACGGGGCTGGGGCGAGGTGGACCTGTCCGCCCCGCACGTCCGCCTGCTGGGCAAGCTGCCCGACCCCCAGCTGGCCCACGTCCTGCGCGGCGCCACCGCCCTGGCCGTCCCCAGCCTCGCCGAGGGCTTCGGCCTGCCGCTCGTGGAGGCCATGTCCGAAGGGGTGCCCGTCGTCCACTCCGACGCGCCCGCCCTGGTGGAGGTGGCCGGGGGAGCGGGCCTGGTGGCCGAGCGCGGCGACCCGAGGTCCCTGGAGGCCGCTCTCCGCTCGGTCCTGACCGACCGCCCCCTCGCCGCTCGCCTGGCCGCGGCGGGCCGCCGCAGGGCCGAGGACTTCACCTGGGAGCGGGCGGCCCGAGCCGTCTGGGAACTCCACCTCGCCCAGGCCGCCACCGCTTCCGCAGAGCGCGGCGCGCGGTGA
- a CDS encoding glycosyltransferase family 2 protein, with the protein MSNPSAAPSPSTTVVVVTWRGREHVTDCLDALSAQRRAHRLLVVDNASDDGTAGLLAAHPSRPEVVRLPRNAGYAGALAAVLPRVGTEFVAWLNDDAAPEPTWLAALEDELRRDRGAAAATSSMLLPDGSTQSVGVRITADGHGADLVLAGRDVFGFCGGAALVRTAELVGAGGVPGSFFCYYEDTDTSWRLRLSGHRVVSVGPARVRHRHGASSEPGSPLFHRWNERNRLLMLLRCAPAGVALRELARFAAITALLPVRGGRPEGANFRVGLRLRVIGEVLLRLPSALVQRAAIGRRAKVSRADVWREWAGR; encoded by the coding sequence GTGTCGAACCCGAGCGCTGCGCCCAGCCCGAGCACGACGGTGGTCGTGGTGACCTGGCGTGGGCGCGAGCACGTCACCGACTGCCTCGACGCGCTCTCCGCGCAGCGGCGGGCGCACCGGCTGCTCGTCGTGGACAACGCCTCCGACGACGGCACCGCCGGGCTGCTGGCCGCGCACCCGAGCCGCCCCGAGGTGGTGCGGCTGCCGCGCAACGCCGGGTACGCGGGCGCGCTGGCCGCCGTGCTGCCCCGCGTGGGCACCGAGTTCGTGGCCTGGCTCAACGACGACGCCGCGCCCGAGCCGACCTGGCTGGCCGCGCTGGAGGACGAGCTGCGGCGCGACCGGGGGGCCGCGGCGGCGACCTCCTCGATGCTGCTGCCGGACGGGTCGACCCAATCGGTCGGGGTGCGGATCACCGCCGACGGGCACGGGGCCGACCTGGTGCTCGCCGGGCGGGACGTGTTCGGGTTCTGCGGCGGGGCCGCGCTGGTCCGGACCGCCGAGCTGGTGGGCGCGGGCGGGGTTCCCGGCTCGTTCTTCTGCTACTACGAGGACACCGACACGTCGTGGCGGCTCCGGTTGTCGGGTCACCGGGTCGTGTCGGTGGGGCCCGCGCGGGTGCGGCACCGGCACGGGGCCAGCAGCGAGCCCGGCTCGCCGCTGTTCCACCGGTGGAACGAGCGGAACCGGCTGCTCATGCTGCTGCGCTGCGCGCCCGCCGGGGTGGCGCTGCGCGAGCTGGCGCGGTTCGCCGCCATCACCGCGCTGCTGCCGGTGCGCGGAGGGCGGCCCGAAGGGGCGAACTTCCGGGTGGGGCTGCGACTGCGGGTGATCGGCGAGGTGCTGCTGCGGCTGCCGTCCGCACTCGTGCAGCGCGCCGCGATCGGTCGGCGTGCCAAGGTGTCCAGGGCCGACGTCTGGCGCGAGTGGGCCGGGCGCTGA
- a CDS encoding CU044_2847 family protein: protein MAEYVEVRTEDGDLVPFEIDEEHDGPVRVGRRWDRTKELAEDTLEGGVELARSVAGTVAQRIGSLRSPAPDRVAVEIGLKVGASGLFAIARSTAEAHVKITVEWQRESLATVEAERDEDGEEPGGGD, encoded by the coding sequence GTGGCCGAGTACGTCGAGGTGCGGACCGAGGACGGCGACTTAGTGCCGTTCGAGATCGACGAGGAGCACGACGGGCCCGTCCGGGTCGGCAGGCGGTGGGACCGGACCAAGGAGCTGGCCGAGGACACCCTGGAGGGCGGCGTCGAGCTGGCCAGGTCCGTCGCCGGGACGGTCGCGCAGCGGATCGGGTCGCTGCGCTCCCCCGCGCCCGACCGGGTGGCCGTCGAGATCGGGCTGAAGGTGGGCGCCTCCGGGCTGTTCGCGATCGCCCGCTCCACCGCCGAGGCCCACGTCAAGATCACGGTCGAGTGGCAGCGGGAGAGCCTGGCGACCGTGGAGGCCGAGCGGGACGAGGACGGGGAAGAGCCGGGTGGCGGCGACTGA